In Calliopsis andreniformis isolate RMS-2024a chromosome 9, iyCalAndr_principal, whole genome shotgun sequence, the genomic window GCTGGTTTTCGTTTCCCTTGCACTCGTGAATTATTTTTACGCCCGTCGTTTCGCACCTCGCACGGTTCACTGGAACGCGGTATCATTACCGTTCATGTATTACGTTTGACTGTCAATTATTCGTTGAAATAGAAAAGTTGGTGAGGTTAATAGGCGGGTTTGACAAGCGACCCGACGACATTACACGATATTGACCTGTGATGCAAGATGGCTGCTAACACTACGTTCGTCGATCGTGAACTGTCCAAATGTATTCGAATCACCACAGAAAAGAATATCTTTCATCGAAAagttattgagaattgtttgATTGAGAAAAATGGAGGATAAAGCAGACCTTTTAAAATGTCTCGAGGAAAAAATTGTCAGTGGCAAAGCCACGATAGACCGACTGAAACTTAcggggaagattgagggtgttgACAAGCTCACACGAAAATTTCAGCAAGAAATAAGATTTTTAGAAAAGGTACGTTGTTTTGCTTTTGTTGATACGTGTTCACAAATTTGTATTAAAGTGGTAAATCATTATGAGCTGTATTTACAGCCATATAGGCTGCTAAATAGATCCATGTTTCTGACTTGAATATTTTCTATTCAGCACAAAAATATCTCGGAAGATTGTTAAATTATTAGATGAATTCAAGTTTACATTACTAAAATTATGACTATACATTGTTCTCATAAAGGTACAATCTACAGGGAATGTAAAGAAAGAACATCTACAAAGTACAAATTTGATTCACCTAAATGCAATTGTTGCACGATTGTTTTGTGCCAATGAACCCACCAATGTCATTAAACCTTTCAAATACCAAGGATCACGATTGGAAGTAGATATAGTATGTAATGGCGGTGCATCATGGGTAAAAGTTATTGCTAGAAATGCTAGAGCACTTACATTAATTTCAATGGGCAATGGAGAATATGGTCAAAAGTCAGTACTTGATCAAGCAATATGTTATTTACAATGTGCCAAATGTTATCCACACCTTTATagaccaccagatgtaatattcCATTTTGCATATGGCATAGAAGTACCACTAGCCATGCGTTTAGAACAAATGGGAGTAATCGTTGAAGGAGATAAAATACATAGTAAAGATGAAACAGACATAGATATGCATGGTAtaagtttatttcttttaaaatagATGCATGAATATATATACTTAATTAAAGAAGGATATTCACTGTAGTTTCTATTGTTTCAAATGTAGAAGGAGACACCAAATTATCTACATGGACATGTTCAGTTGGATCTGTAGAGGAACCATTAGTCAACTACAAAGAAAATATACAGTCAGATTTAGAAACCTTGAGTACATCTTCTTTTGCAACTGAAATAAAAGTTCTTAATTTGGATGTATCTGCTTTATTAGCATATGTGACAAATATGACTAATGGGTATGATCATTTTATTTATCGAGAACCATTGCTTACACAACAAGCAGAAATGGAAAGAAAACGTCCAGTTAAACCAATTCTAGAAAAATTATTCGAAAATAAGGAATTAATTGTTTGCCAAACAGCATATGAAAATTTTATGAACATAATAGATGTTATTGGTGGGCCCATGGAAAGATTGAGAGCAAAGGAATTGTTGAATAAGGTTCGGATTGTTGATGACATACCTACAGGTAGAATTATGGAGAGATTAAGTTTGGGTGGTAAAATTAAGGACAGATCACGACTTGTATTTGCCACTGGTGAAAACATGAAAAGCATCACTGTATCTGCAAATGAAGGATTTGTTAGAGCAGCACGCATGCAGGTATagggtatttttattataaaacagAGGAGATTCAAATAATTGcagtaacaatttttttcaggGTATTGAGTGTACAGCTTTTTTGCATGAACCTAGGTCTCTTTCAGAGATCAAGGAGGGTTATGCAACAAAAATTTCATCTTGACATAGATACAtcttaaattattaaaaacgaAATATACGTAATACATAAGAAATATTTCTATTGTTTCATGTTAAATCAGGCTTGGTAGTCAATGTACATGTccatatttttttcaaattctgTAAAAGAAAAATGAAGTAAATTTCAGTCATAATAGAAATGTTTTAAATGCTAACTCATTAAGTATACCATCAATAAATTTGTTAAAATGTGGATTTCTTTTTCTTGCTAATTGAATACATTCTTTATATTTGATCTCATTATTAAGATACTTGTAACATTTAGCACTGTTTAAGAGGGCTTTCAAAttcttttcatttattttcaaaGCCCACTCACAATCAGCTAAGGCTTTTTCGAATAATTCAAGATGAATATATGACAGAGCCCTGTTATTCCACAATACGGTTGAGTCTTTTCGTTGTTCTATTGCTTTAGTGTAATAAGTTACagctttttcataattttcttcCTTAAGTGCTCCATTTCCTATTCTTTTAAAAGTTTCTGCTCGTTCATTTCTAATTTTTCGGTTTTCTGCCCTTTGTTTTGCATCCTTTTCTACACTTCTCATAAATGCCTCTAGATAAACAAATGTTTTATCAATATATGAATAAGAAATGTAATAGTTACATACCTTGTGACATTTGGTCTGTATTTTTGTTAGTTTCATTTATGGAACATTTGTTTATTATTGTGCGATTGGTTTTGACTTTTAATTCGTCATCTTCAAAAAagcttttttcagatttttttgCTAAAATTTCATCTGCCAATACTTGACCCTGCTTTTGTTCTTCTAAGTCAGACGATGCCAATTTCTTCACAATTTTTTCTTAAACATTATGATATAATAGATATTGTGTTCATAACCCAAATAAAATATGTAGTACATACCAATTTCTGTAACACGGTgcatgaaattttgaaattcttcCTCTGTTATTTGTTTATCAACTGATAGATTGTTCATAATCTTCTTCCCTTCCGTTATTTTTTTGTCCATTTGATCAGTATCTAATGATTCATCCATATTTTTACAAGCTTTTAATAGACACTTGCAAAGATTGATTTAACTTGAGTTGAGATACACTAGTTACTGTAGGTTCCCATGGAAACATGTACACATGCTGTTATAAGTTATGTATAGTAAATATTTACATAGTGTTCTTATAACGATAATCTATTGTTTAGGACAAATAATATGAAATGCATAGGTTGAATTGGTTTATTACAAAATGAACAAGTTCATGTAACAAAATAACAAATAAGATGATGAACTATATTTaatgtacatatacatgtaaATCCTTGAAAAGTATTCTCAGCTAAAGAAAGACTCATAATCACAAAAAGTTTTATTCAGTCTAAATAGTATCATTGATGTATTATGTATTATTTGCCTGatactttaaaaaaaattagtTCATCTATTATCCATTGGATCCCTTTCTTGAGGGAAATTCTGAGAGGCTTCCTGCACTGAAAGCTGTCTGATCGATATTCATAAAAGAGAACCTTTGAGAAGGTCCTATAATATTTTCTGGACTTTCATTTTCAATTTCTTCTACTTCAAGAGGGTCCATATCTTCGTCTTCTTCTATTTCGTGTGAAATATCAACTTCATCTTTTATATAAACTGCATAGTTCATAGATTGATTGCTATCTGAACTACTTTTTTGTTTTCTCCTATCCAAGGGTTCGTTTTTCCTGGTCTCTTGAGTAATTATAGGTGGTTTTCCAGCTGTGATTTCGACTTCATCCATAATACATAATTTTTTCAAAGGTAGAGGTTTATCCTTAGAGATAGCCGATAAAATACGAGGCCAACTGACCACAGGATCAGATGCTTCTTTTCTCTTTGGGAGTGGTGGATTAGAAATTCCCCTACTAGTACTTGGCATGTCATTGATATCTATAATACTGATTCCGGATCTACCAGTTTCCAGTCGTTGGctcaataaattaatattactcTCTTCACTCTTCTTAGAAGTATCCTGCGAAGGTTTGGTAACTGGTTTGTGTGAATGAGTAGACGAAACGAACCTTGTTGAAGGACAAGATGTTTTATTTTGTTTGACACTAGGTTCGTTTTCAGGTACAGTCTTAGTAGGTAAACTTTTTGGATCCTCGATTTTTAACCGAGATACCGTGGTGGTCTTTTTGGATACTTCTTGTGACCCATTGTTGGATTCTCCCACCAAAACCGAGGTCTGTATGTGTCGCAGTCCAGTAACTTCCAAAATTTCGGCGAGTTTTAACAATCGTCTAACCTCACTCTGTACCACTTGTATTTCACCGCAGTACATGAAATTGATAATAGTCTTTAAATCGTCCGCTTCGATATCGTGTAGGATAATCATGGGATGAGGATGATCATTAGCAACGAGGAGACGTCGGAAGAATGAGCTCGAGTTAGCCAATACCATTTTGTGACACTTCAAGATTGTTCCATCCTTACATACTAAGGAAAGATCTACAAACTGTTGCTTCTCGTAACAAGTATCGAGGGAGACCGCTAAATGGGACGGGAAACTGTGCCACTTTAAACTCAACACTGTTTCCTCTTTCATTTTGACTATTGTAATTGATAGCTCTTGAATTTTATGTGAATATCTCACAGCACACAACGTTCGTTTATGACAACACTACTCGCCATGACACGTGCCGCTGGCATCGCATCTACGTTTCGTACCACCTACGTTTGTAACATACATTTTTACTCTGTTGTGAATTTTCTATTTGTAAATTAAAGACAAAATAAGTTCGGATCACACGACTGTTATGTtggaattcgcaatattttttTCGTACAAAATGGACAAATTTAGCAACATTGAATGATTCTTGAACATTTGGAGAAAACTAGGATTTGAGTGGGGgttctattttttaaaaatactctGTATAGCAATCGATTTCCGCCAGACAGATACTAGCGTTATCTAGGAGATAAAAAACAAACTAATAGCATGGATACCTGTGCCAAAAATAACTTCTTTTTCTTCATGAATTCGGTACGGCACGGCATTAAATCATTACTCGAATTCTTTCTTTGTACTCGTTTATTAGAAACTTGTAAAAGAACTTAATCTTTGAATTGATTTAAGAGATTAAATCGTGAAATAACGTATCGTAAAATTGAATTTACAGATTTTTTTATATAGAGTTCTTTACTATAAAAATGTTGATTATGcggttaaaaataaattaatcaaTGTAAAAAATTCATGTGTGATCTATTTTACATTATGGCTTTAGCAAACTTATAAATTTTTTAGGTTTTACGGATTTATGTGCGATGAAtcgcatttaaaaatttgagcatCGCGCCGAGCTGGTGGCGCAGGCGCATCGCCGCTTTCGAGATATCTCGAAGTCGAAAGGCAGGAGGCGATTTCTCGATGCCAATTGGCTTCGATAATAGCAAATGGTCGTTTAATAACAGATGATTGAACGCGTTCCGCGGCGCGGCCTAGCATTTATCTGTCAAAAGTGGTGACGGTCGGCCGATCGGCGATGAGCCGGTACACGCGCTGCTCCTGATCCCTCTCGCGCATCGGTTTTAGGTTATCGGGGACGAATCGTTATTGATGAGAGACGCGTGTGTACGTTCCTACGTTCGACGTTACCGTTTTTTTCCAGCGGCACGAACGCATCGACTGCAAGCAAGTGCCCTTCGTGAGACCGGCCGGAGTCGTTGTTTATTATGTGATCGTGAACTGTGAACGGAAGATAGCACAGAGAAGGCAGGCAGATAGGAAGGAATAAAGGAAAATGCGAATCGTGCGGGTTGATGTTCTCTACTGTCTCGTCGTGGCGGTTGTTTTCCTAGCGCCATTCACTCGTGCAGCAGGTAAGAGTACAACGGATTCTGTGAAACGATTCGCAGTCTGCTTGGCAGTAAATTGAATCTCCCTTGTAGAGACCGAGAGCCCGAAATTGCCTCGTTCGAACGAACCATTGGGGTCACCCCTGCTGCTAAGGCCACAATAGTCTTCTTCCGCTTTTTCTCCCTCTTTCCCCTCCCTCCTTTCCTCCCTCCTTTACCTCCGACCTCTGTCtctgtttctctctctctctctccttctctccctctctccctctctttctttttctctcaTTCTCTTGCTCCGACTTGTATCTCTTCGCGTGTCTCTTCTCTCCTTTTTGATCTTTCTTCGGTTCAGAAATCGAGTCCCCTCCGGTGTTGTATTTCTCGGTACTACGTCGATACGTTTTGTCCATGCAACGAATCGATCGAGCATATGCCTTGGATTCGATTTCCGAAGAGATATCGGTTATTAACGTGCATCCGATGCACCAGAGGATGATAAACGGTTAACATGCCACGTACTGTACGCTCGTTAATCCGTTGTTCAATTTCATTCGGTTGCTTCGCAATTGCGTTTATTGAGAAGGTCCACTTGCTCGTCATCGTATTATTAATGCGGTATTTCCCGGTGTAGTTCGACCGTTTCGGACTTCTCGATGACGTCAAATGAGTGCTTGACTGGTTGTTCATCAAAACGTCAATTCCTTTATCCTGCTATCTTATCCAGATTGTCGATCTTGAAGTGAAAGGTAGATGAAAACCAATTCTCACGTTCTACGATGCAACGTTATCAGTATGTATGTTTTTTATCGCTTTCGAGGAATAGCGTCTGTTTTCTTTCTTATACATTTTGGAGTACATTCTATTTACACGCGATTTGCATAATTTTGCGATACATATTCATCGAACCATTGCGTTCGGTTACACTGTAATCTGTTTCGTAATTTTTTTATTCACGGAATATTATGAATTTACGTAAGACTAACGTTTGGTATTGCCTGACAATGAGAAAGTTGTGGACTACTATTTTGGAGTAGCCTTTGTTAAGTTTGTTTCTTTGACAAAGGCGTACAACATTCAGCTTATAATAAATGAGATGAGTCAACGCGATAACAAAGTCCACCATATCGTACATATGTAAGTACATAACATTTTAGCCGTGAGCTGCGCGCGCGCAATACGTCAGCTTGTTTTGTTTTTGTCTACGATACGCGGCAAACGACAGCATGAATCGTTTACGAATACGCGGAAATGCCACACGTTCAATTCATGTATAGAGGCTGGGAAGGTCATGTATTAGATTagattattcattttttcaataaatgaaataatttagcAACCAAAAGATGCGATTTTCGAGATACAACTATGAATCAGTCAGATAAATACACCTTTGTTGTAaaaattttgttatttaaaCATCAAAATTGTAGAGTTTATCCAAAGAActcttcaaatataaattacaaattattaagTAATAATAAGAAAATTATCTGTTGTAAATAACGCATGACTGTTCTTCAAAACAATTATTTAGAAGTATAGGATAATTTTTATTAGATAAACTTACTATTTAtgtcaatattatttatttagtaaataGTTGTCTTCTAAGCTCGCAAATGGTTTTATGCTTTCCCTGAAAATATACTTTCTTGAAATGTTTTTTGAACTATATGTGCGATATTTTGTAAGAAAACTTCtcataatttaaaattaatatttttagtacTGATTTGAACATTCTTGATTCTAATATAATGATCAAAATTCAATTTGATTTTCTCAGTTACGTGCACTATAATTTTATGCTGCACACTTTCTAGTCTTTTCgccttataattttttaaagtatTGGTAAGTGTATTGTGTTCCTGTCAATAAAAAATAAGATCATTCATTCGTACGGAGGTTCTGTACGTATAATTTTTTAGAACAGAATACATTGCGAAAttgttataaaaaattattgccGTTCTAAAATTTGGTAAAACTAAATGGACATTAATTAATTCTATTTCAAGTAAGTAATTTTCAAAATGATTCAAGGTAATGACATTAGTTTTTTTGAACAAATAATTTCCCACGGTGATTCTATTAATCATTCTGTTTCATCCAGTGAAATAGTTTCATAGGAAAGTATACTTTTGTACAGTTCGTACTCAAACGCGGCACATTAACTTTTATAGAAAATACTGATAGAATTCCATAATTTGATTGACGAACGCACCGTAACATTTTACTTCGAATCGTAGATAGAACGTTACGTGATTCTAATCCCATCTACTCTTGTTTGTTGTATATCGCGGGCCTGACGCTCCTTTTTGCTTTCTTTCTATAGAAGCATGAACGAACGTCACAGAATCTGTATGAAAAGAAGCATTGTTCGATCCAGCTATAAAATTTTTATAACGTTATCGCGTCATAGTTCATCGGGCCGTATCAGCTATTCGAATTAATCGCTGGAAGCCGAATGcgttataatattttattcagGCTATCATTCGCCCACGATCTTCCTTAATACTTTTAGTACCTATCATACTTTTTAGGTACCGCCTAGAAATACCTTGGAAAATATGTTTTTGGAGATAGATATTTACTAAAATTAACATATTTTTCTAAACTTGGCGAAACACACACATTCTCTTTAATaggtattttttaatattctttaaTAGGTATTTAAATTTCTCTTTAATAGGTATTTTTTTGAAATTTCGTTGAAATATTGGCATTGAGGCACCAAAAGGGTTAAATTTCGACGGAGTATTGCCATAATTTCATATTTCGCATTAGATGGAGCATAACATTAGTTTATCGAATTAATGCAATACCGTCGATTTAAATCAAAAGTAACTCCTTAATTTGCTTGACTCAACCTCGGCGTAGTTAACCCCTGTATTCCGGCTGATAAAATTGAATTCATCTCAATTAAGTGATTCAGCCAATCTCTGTACATGTAGTGTCGATAGAGTAGCAAAAATGCCAGCCGTGCCCGAGACGTTTGATGTCTTTTGTTCGAGAAAAAAAGGAACTGAAAAAAGGCTAGCTGTGATAATAAAAAGATAACGTTGCATTTAGAACAATACGAATATGAATCAACTTGGTTGAAGTTCGCATGTAAACATAATTTTGTACCATTGTTTTGCTTACGTGTTCGTTAGCCAGGATTTCTTGTAAACGAATACTACGGTAATTCCAGGTGAGATGACTCACTCTTTTTTTAGTAAGCCACTACATAATAAGTAcaattattattgcaaatacAAAAACATACTATAGGACAATAGATGTAGAATTAGAATGTGCATGTACAAATAACAAATTATTTTTGgtttaaaaaaacaaaaaaagaagTTGCAACATATGCAAAAGGTCATCTCATCCGGACAGTCCGGATGAAACCATTATTTTTTAGTAACGcgttaataaattaaaaattagagaATATGCAGAAAATTTTCAAGAGTAATCAGATATTGTATTACATGTAACTTATCTAATttctcaattttaaataaacaatAGGAACGACTGTCGTGACTCGTAATCAGTATTAACTAAGATCACAATAGATGGCGTCTTTGAGTATATCGATAAAATCTAAGATCCCACCCACAGGGTTATCTCTCCAGAAAATTACCCTATGGTTGAGTAAGACAAAACGACCTAAACCTATATCACATATTTTTGTATTCAAGATATTgggcgtttaaagttttcaatttcaaatACTGTCTTATGAATTTGTTTTCTTGAACggttatttttaagtgaaaaaattcttttaatgtcctcctttttcttttttctacaaatataaattctgtgTATATTTTAAATCTCAATTAGGGCCTCAAGTCGAATTTTTTGGAAATCTGATATTTTGCTTTACAGCCACGTAGTTTAGATATAGTAAAGTAGTTATTGTGGAACAAAAATCGATGGGTTCGGTTAATTGTAAATGTATCTTCAACATAAGGATGCCTATTGCGCTTAATAAGCAGAGTCGAGCCCTCACACGTTTTGCTGCCTGACCGTTGATTGATATCTATATCTATTAACTGTTAGTTGAACGAATTAACTGAAAAGGGCTTTCGTGTCCCCTGCTTTCAATTTGTGCGATCGTTGATGCGCGACAACATCGATCGATTGAACCTTATCTCACGTGCTCTCGTGGTACTTGTTGATTCTCGATGCGATGCTTGGTACTGGTTACTTGAAAATTTGCCGACAAGAAGGGCGATTTGCTGCCAAGCAGAATAACTTTTAATCCTTGACTGGTATGGTGTTAGTATTACGGCCTATTCTGATAGGTTTACTAAGATTTAATTATAAGAAATGATTCATAGTAAGGTACAGAAAGTTTACTATTTCGGTTTATTCATTTCTGTAACGTACTCATGGATATTTTTTAGAACAAATATTAAAAGTTgcattaatataaatattatgacTCTCATCATATTAACTGACGGATCATTTTCAagatacaaaaaatattttacattctGATAGGAGAGATACTACGGTGTCGCAATTGCAGCTGCGAGTTATGATTACACGTCGAGTTCAAGGTCACGCAAAGCCAAGAATGTTATACGAGATCTAACGCAAAAAAGAATGGATTTAGGtttatcattttttttattgaaaatgtTAATTCAATTCATTATAATCACGTATCAATCTATTGGTAATATTTATTTCTATCGATTACTTTTATTGACAAATAATGAATTCATTCAAGCATTGATTTGCTTTTTCGAAAGAAGACAGATCTCAGGAAATTAGATCTAATGAATATTGCAGATATTTAAGTCGGAAAATGCTTTTTAGCTAAAAATTGATGGATTTTATATCAAAATGACGTGTAAACCTTGACTATTTTATCATAGTCATTTTATCATTTATAATGAAATAAAAGATTTGCTCGCTTGCTTTGAATTCTGGCATACCTAATAAGAAGGGAGCATTTTAAAAGTAATCACAGTTAATTGAATTTTGTAAGAAGAAAGAGTAGTAATCACAAACTCATCTTTTTCTTGTCAAATCTCAAAAATTTACGTATGTTTTATTTCTATCAGCATTGGATTTGACATATTCAGGTCTTTTCTGCAGGAAATGTGACACGTCTGCCTAAACGATGCGACACGCACGAGCTGTCAGTGCAGCAGTGCGATCAAAACGAAAGATGCGATCAATCTTCAAAGGATCAAGAGGCACACTGTATTTGCCAGAGGGGTTACACACGAGTAGATGACGTGTGCACGCAGGAAACAACTGCCGCGGTTTCTCAGCCGGCTGTTATTTCCTCTAACTCCAACTCAGGAGGTAcatgaaattgaaaagaaaaGCAAAACAGTGTCGTGTTTTTAACGAGCAAACTATGGTTTAGTAGTGCGATTCATTGACGCAAATTTGCGTACACTCGACATACAGTATACACAGTAGAACTTCGTTTATATGAACCAATCAGGGAACACGTAAGTTCACATGATCAAGTTGttcatataataaatatttacgtAATTCACTCTACTATTTATGATCATTCGTTCAGTTAACTCTTTGAGGCAcacgattttaaagaaaataaaaacccaAGTTGTACTTTAATCACAACAGTGTCAACAACTTACTAATGCGTTTTGACTTGTATAAATTTTTGTTTTCACTTATTTACGTATTTATCATTGATTCATAACATTGCCAACTGAATGAAaaactttaaataaaatattaaatattaaactacATATATGACTATGAGTAACTTCAACTTTTTGAGGTGGATTAAAATATATCTCAGTAAAAGGTGGGACAGTTTTTAATTCATCTAACCCCAAAGAGTTAATAGAAGTTCATATTCATATAAAAGGATCCCATAAAAAAATTTGcccttaaatacaaaataatgttGTAAATCTTAGAAATTGGGTGATGCCTAATTAATTAATTCTCTATTTAGTCTAACTATAAAAAAGATATTTTGCAActttaatataaatatacattttgaaataatataagTATCGAGAAAAATaatctttttaaatatatatctCTCTGAAAAATATATGCTTTCATAGTCATAAATTACAAAGATTTTATAAATGCAGATTGTGCTTTCGATCATTCAGTAGCTAATGTAAAGTTCATTTGAATTCATGTTTTCGTAGTTTGTATAAGTTGAGTCACGCCTGATAGTATCGAATTCAGACAGTATCTATTTATATGAATTAATAGagttcatataaacggaatttcACTGTAATTTCATAGAAAATTTTCCATGACTGATAAGCTCGACTATTGTTCTCTAAGTATTCGTTTGCCTGATTATACCACCACGTTAGCTTGTGAGATAATACGACAGAGTTATCGCAGAAAGAAGACTTTAAGTAAGACAATAATTTTGCATGCTAATGTCGTTAAGACTAAATCCTTTTGTGAATTTTGTTTAGGTAGTTCTGTAGCTGCTGGTTTGTTAATACCAACCTTCCTCGTAGTGGTCGGTGTACTGCTCTACTTCGGCGCGAGACGATATAAATGGCTGCAACGGTTTCGACAGTTTCGTCAAAATCGTTACGGCAATGTCCTAGTCACGAGggatgacgatgacgacgacgatC contains:
- the LOC143184034 gene encoding UPF0415 protein C7orf25 homolog isoform X1, whose translation is MEDKADLLKCLEEKIVSGKATIDRLKLTGKIEGVDKLTRKFQQEIRFLEKVQSTGNVKKEHLQSTNLIHLNAIVARLFCANEPTNVIKPFKYQGSRLEVDIVCNGGASWVKVIARNARALTLISMGNGEYGQKSVLDQAICYLQCAKCYPHLYRPPDVIFHFAYGIEVPLAMRLEQMGVIVEGDKIHSKDETDIDMHEGDTKLSTWTCSVGSVEEPLVNYKENIQSDLETLSTSSFATEIKVLNLDVSALLAYVTNMTNGYDHFIYREPLLTQQAEMERKRPVKPILEKLFENKELIVCQTAYENFMNIIDVIGGPMERLRAKELLNKVRIVDDIPTGRIMERLSLGGKIKDRSRLVFATGENMKSITVSANEGFVRAARMQGIECTAFLHEPRSLSEIKEGYATKISS
- the LOC143184034 gene encoding UPF0415 protein C7orf25 homolog isoform X2, coding for MEDKADLLKCLEEKIVSGKATIDRLKLTGKIEGVDKLTRKFQQEIRFLEKVQSTGNVKKEHLQSTNLIHLNAIVARLFCANEPTNVIKPFKYQGSRLEVDIVCNGGASWVKVIARNARALTLISMGNGEYGQKPPDVIFHFAYGIEVPLAMRLEQMGVIVEGDKIHSKDETDIDMHEGDTKLSTWTCSVGSVEEPLVNYKENIQSDLETLSTSSFATEIKVLNLDVSALLAYVTNMTNGYDHFIYREPLLTQQAEMERKRPVKPILEKLFENKELIVCQTAYENFMNIIDVIGGPMERLRAKELLNKVRIVDDIPTGRIMERLSLGGKIKDRSRLVFATGENMKSITVSANEGFVRAARMQGIECTAFLHEPRSLSEIKEGYATKISS
- the LOC143184035 gene encoding tetratricopeptide repeat protein 12, which gives rise to MKEETVLSLKWHSFPSHLAVSLDTCYEKQQFVDLSLVSCKNMDESLDTDQMDKKITEGKKIMNNLSVDKQITEEEFQNFMHRVTEIEKIVKKLASSDLEEQKQGQVLADEILAKKSEKSFFEDDELKVKTNRTIINKCSINETNKNTDQMSQEAFMRSVEKDAKQRAENRKIRNERAETFKRIGNGALKEENYEKAVTYYTKAIEQRKDSTVLWNNRALSYIHLELFEKALADCEWALKINEKNLKALLNSAKCYKYLNNEIKYKECIQLARKRNPHFNKFIDEFEKNMDMYIDYQA